The Aythya fuligula isolate bAytFul2 chromosome 5, bAytFul2.pri, whole genome shotgun sequence sequence CTGTACAAATTCACTATACTCAACCACACTGTACACTGTACTCAGCCACAGCCTAAACCTCTGGCACCAgtcctcctccctctctgcctgcctgctgtaGGGACACATGCGGGACCTGTGGTGCTCACTATGGCTCTGATGGCTGTTCTTTGAGTTATGGACCAAGGCCCACAGGATAAGTCTAAAGCTCCCCATGCTGCACACAGCACGCCTGCTAGGGGTCGAGGCCATTAGAAGACCTAATGCAGAACTCCTGAAGCTTGTGCATGTCTGTCACACCAGATACGCTTTGAACCAGGATGTGTGTGTACTTCTCCACATCTACCAATGACCCTGTCCtgagcaaagggaaaaagaacCTCAGTTGGCAGTGCTTATTTAGATAAACTGTCCTTATTTGCTGACAGTTCTTGTCTGAGACCTAATCCAACAGCCCTATGATACTCCAGTGCTGTTAGAGATTCGCCTGTGTAAGGGCTTTGGGATCAGGACAGTAGAAAGGCAGTACTGTCAAAGCCAGCATTCACACAAATGTGGCCagagattaaaataatactaaaaaggtaactgccttttttttttttttactcagcaTTTATTGAAATAACAAAGGAACAATTCATGCAATGTTATTTTCTCATTAGACTTAAGTTAGAACTGACAATTTAATAGCAGTGCAAGTTAAGATCTTGTATAggagaatatattttcttcgGGATGAGTTCGTAGAAATACACTTGTGACATACTGTGCAGACATCAGGATTTAGTATCACCAGGTTAGATCATTTCATAAGCACTGCATTTCTTACAGCTCTGGTGTTATTTCAGGCTCAGCCACCACAGGTGATTGAACTCACGGTCAATAAAAGACCATTGCTGACAATGGCTCAGTCTTCAGTGATAAGTGTTTGTCCACGAATGCTCTGCCTGTCTAAATATAGAACATGTCTGATACTTCTCAGTCATTCCTCAAACATCATCAAGAATATGGAGTACAATTAAATGCTTGCATTTGGCTGTCATTTAAAAGCCCCTTTTAAActaatcaaatattttttttcttaaaaaaaggcattttctccAATATAAATTACACAGTATATGTCCTTCCACACACAATGTATCTCAGAAAAGCATACATATATGGCACGTAATCATGGCTGAATTGTTGCCTGTCCTTATACCTACGAGTGGTCAGCCTCACTAACGAGGATGATGAAATAGCAGAGCTTCTTGAGCAAGTGCACATAACAAACCATGACGGTTATTGATTGAGCCCCCTGTGTCTCAACTGGATCGTCCCCTCTTGACTACGTTGGGATTGTCTctagcattatttttaataagtatcAAATGCACTTTAGGTATttccaggttattttttttttccataggagGAATTCATAATATGTTAATGCATCAAGCAGTTTAACAGATTTCTGCTAAACTACAGAATTCCTGAGACAGGCTACAGCACACTGCACATTCAAAACCAGCCCCAGTGACTAATTTTCCATGGTGTTGGAAAGGGGCACGTCTCAGGAGGGCACGCGGTCACTGAGTTCAGTCCCCAGACACTGCATCTGCCCTTTCGTTCTTCCACTGCTGAAGACAGTGCTGATAAGGCAAAGGCTTCCCTGCAGAGCTTGTCTACCCCAGCTGATAGCAGAGAGGTGATAGCAGGTGTCATGAACGACCTGATTTCTCACCTTCAGCCTGAACTGGGCACGGTCTCAGCAGTGTTTCTTTGGCAATCGGAGGAATACAGCTGGCATATGCTAGAAACCATCTATTTCTCCCTTCCAAATAAATACACCCCTAGAGCAGAGTGGCTATAGGAGAGGGGGATGCATCTCTTAAGAGAAAACTTCTCTCTGTGTGTAAAATCCTATTCCTTTCACTTCTGTGATTATTGTTGCTGAAGCCAATAAAACTATTTCCCAGAATATGGCAATAAAATTGGTCTATGACACAAAGATGTGATGGTAATGgcaaaaaaaagccaataacCTGCAATGGATAGTATACAGCAACAAACCCAGTCAAGGGATAATCATTAGCTTTCAAAATGGTATTattgaaagctattttaaaattctgtgacTGCTAAAGTCCAGCCGGCAGCTCCAGTGGGAGCAGGACCCGgactctgttttgttttcatcgATCATTTTGCTTTGGATTTACATTAAAACTTTAAGCTAATAATTGACCCACCAGATGATCTGAGCCTATACACCTTATCACTGCATCGATTGTCTGATTCTAGCccagaaaagcaaggaaattgAGATAGAAAGGCTAAATCCTATGTTGCCTATTCAGTCCATAACTTTATCTGTCTTGCTCTCATAAAAGACACCGGGAGTTCTGACAACGGGCCAGGTCCTTGCCctactgaaatcagcagaaatttTGCCAGAGTTATCAAAGCAGAACCGAGCTGTATCTTTACTACAGCACAGTAAAAAGCCATCGCTCCGTGCAGCTCAGGCTCCTGTAGAGCAGTTACACAAAGACTGACTCTGAGCTCACATCCTAGCAGCTCATGCATATGGCTTACCAACCCAAGTTTATATCGCTGATAATGCCCAGCAGACACGCTAGCATACCGAGATGAAGAGCACGAGCTAACACTGTGGGATCAGTAAGTCACTAAACTCCTCATCCATCAAGAGTCCTGCAGGTGTGCTGTTATCCCAAGACAGAAATGGGACAACAGGGATGAGCCCTTCCTGCCCCCAAAGTCCCATTTCTGTTTGGTACCACCTAGGGGGTCAGCAATCCCGTGTGGTGGTTATCTGGGTGCATCTCCCTTCCAAAGGAGGCatcttacatatatatattttggaatATCTGAGCTGAACAGCAAGAAATTGTTCAGATCCGATGGCCTGACTTAATCTGTTTCTGGGGCAGAAACGCAGCCTCCAACCGATGAGACTTACAAACGCCCCCAATTCTGGTCTATACTATATTTTCTGTATGCAACAGATTCGCTGCATTGGGAACGCTGTTCCCGTGTCGCCTCCTTCTAGTAATCCCTTTCAGGCGACGCGAATCGCCCTCCGGTCCTACAGCGAAAAGGGGGCGCCTGGGGAGGGGATGCGGGGTGCTGGcagagccggggccgggggtcGCAGCTCACCTGCCCGTGCAGCCGCCCCGCCTCGTCCATGCAGAGGTAGCGGGAGCTCCGCACGCCCTTGATGGCCACGGTGCGCACCGCCACGGCGCGGATCTCCAGCAGACCTGCGGGGCAGAGGCGAGAGAGCGGCGTGAGCCCagcccgtcccgtcccgtcccgtcccgccccgtccccgcagcgccccgctACTCACTGTGCGGGCTCTGGCTGCCGGCCGCGTCCACCCGGCCGTCGCCGCCGATCCTGAGGAAGCAGCTGAAGAGCCCGTGCTTGCTGGCGGTGTAGAGGTGCCGCAGCCGGATGGGCTCCCCCCAGCCGTAGTTAACGTGCGGGCCGGCGTCGGGCAGCGGCAGcgagcgggcggcggcggcggcggcggcggcggcgagccCCAGCAGCGCCagggcggcgcggcgggcggcggggcgcggcccCATCGCGGGCGGCACTGGAGGGGCGCGGAGAGGGGGGAGGCCGGGCGCTCGGCTCGGCTGGCGGTGCGGCGGGATGTAGCTGGGGCGAAGCCGGCCCCCCGGCCTTTTATAGGCCTCCGTTATCAGCCCGATCGATTCGGCTGCATCCAGCTCCAATATAGAGCCCGTTTCATAGCGGGAATTGGCCAGGGCGGGCACTCCCCCCGAAAATATTGATCGAGTGACATCATGGCGCAGGGGACACCCTGAAGGCGCTCCCTCCCCATCCGCACCTCCAAGCTTCGCCGTCGGGGCTCCGGCCGCGCCCCTCCCCGCCACCCCGGGCTGCCCCGacgggccgtgccgggccgtgccatgccgtgccgggccgtgccgtgccgggcgGTCCCGCAGCCCAGCCCTGAACTGAGCCCCGGAGCACACGGGGTCGGGGGTGCGCGACCCGGAGGCGTGGAGGTGCCCCGGGGCACCCTCCGGAGCCGAGCCTCGGCGCTGCCGCTTGCCCGTCCCCCGTTTCTCCGGTCAGAAACCAGGCGGCTGCGCCCCCGGGGATGCTGGTGCGAGcaggctgggagaggcagcCGGGGCTTCGCGGCCGCCGCCTGGCACCGGAGGGCTCGGGCAGGGCGGGGGGCGCCGCCTCCGCTCGCCCCCCGGCTGCTCCGGGCCGTATTGCCGCCCGGCCATCCCCCGCCGGGTCGCTAGATGGAGCCTGGCACCCGGTGTGCGGGCTGGCCTCGCCGtcggggagctgctgcttggggggctctccagctcctctccttccctgacCGTACCTAGAaataggtggaaaaaaaaaaaaaaaaaaaaagcgtgtgTAGTAAAACTGCATCGCCTCCGGCCAGGAGCCCGGCATAAGCATGAGGCAGATTTTGTCCCTGACCGTGTACCAGCAGTTTTTCCCAGGTGGGCTCTTTTCATGGAAAGAAGCAGACACATGCACCTCTTGTTTGCTCAGTGCTTTCTGCATCTCAGGGGCACGCCAGGGGATCATTGCTGACTCTTCTGTTGTCCATCCAACCAAAGCACTAAAGGAATTTTCTCAGATCCcaagagagaaaatatgcaTTGATGGGatttcataaagaaagaaaaaatctttcccCCACGGGACACATAAACTAACAGTTCAGCAAAACATAACCTTGCCCCAGCAACTTCTctgaagcaagcaaacaaaatcttcCTGTCAGCTCCCAAATATTGTTTCACTACCTGCTTAGTTTCATCTTTTTGTCCAAACACTTGCATCTCTGTCCTGTAAACACTCATACAAATAACTTTACTTTAAGACTAATCCCAGCTCAGAGAGGCTGTACATTTAGACAAGGCCATGCAAAATCATGGAGGTTTGAAGGACGATGACTTGCATGTGCATACATGCTTATATGGTGCATAATCACCACATGTACCTTACGGCACTGAAGTTACCACATCGGTTATTTAGTGTTTGAATGATCAGGGCCTTGCATCACCAGCTCCCTGGAGCAAGGGATTATATGTCACCAGCCATTTCAAAAGCAACCACTGCTTTTGactacttctttttcctttctgatggTCAGTTTGAGGAACCCAGAAAGAAGTCCAGTTTTCTCTGCATGGGTGACGAGTAATTAACAAAAATCAGGATGGCATCACCTTCAGGTGTCTCCTGCTGCATCCTCCAAATTACAGGCTGATTTGAGAAATTATGTCCTTTCAAACATCACACAAGTTCACAATATtatgaaaacagtaaataataGCAAGGAGTCTGGgaccatatttatttatttatttatttatttatttatttatttatttatttccctctgcACAATTCTGCAACATTATTACATGGCCGCGACAGAGGCAGTTCATAACCCTGGGCCCCACAGCACTTGTGCACGTAACTCACCCTGGCTGCATGTGCATTCTTCAAGGTATCGAGCAGccaccacacacacagaggTTATGGTCGGAAATGAATCTGAAAGGCTTTGGTCCATTTTGTTGTGCATCCCAGTGAATAGAAACTATTTTATGTGTACTGATGATCTCATACTGTAGTGTTAATAATATTCACCATCATAAATATACACTGGTTTCTTCATCAAAATGTCAAATTTCTTTCAAGCAGCAAAGAATTGATGCTTGACTTGCTTATTCATTTTAATGGTATTATTCCTTAATGAGGATCAAAAACTGAGGTGGGAAGGACAAATCACTTGCACTAAATGATGCTTCAAATCAGTGAAAAAGCTGGCTATAGGTGAGAATTGCTTACTGATTAAGagcttttaaaagttattttcattgttaCTATTCCTGATGTTACATGGACTGATTTTTAAAGTCTCAAATCAgatcaaatgaaaatgaagtgcttaactctctctctctctctggaaTTACCTCTCTTAACTCTATGGAATTACCTCTCTTAATATAGGAATCTTTCAATCTAATTCATTTGTCCAAGTTCCTCTGGAGCTAGTAACCGAGGTTAAGAGCCTCCATCTACTTATCTGGATTGGATAGTACCAATCCTAcctcaaaacagctttttaagaaataagGGTTAAATAATCTATTGAAGTAGTTATTCCTTTATtggctctggaaaacaaacaaacaaacaaacaaaaccttagTGATTAAGCCCTATTCAGTACCTTAGTTTAAACTAGAGCTAAATGAGCTAACAAATCTCACCATTTTCAACATATAATAGCTGTAGTGTGATTTTCATGTCAGTTCCTATATGTATCACTGAGCTTTATCATTTATTGGCATCCTTTTACTAAAGTTCAATAGAAATGCATGTCTTTGTGTGTTTCTACAGATGTATTTGCAAAGACATTACAGGGGAAATCACACCATCACTTCCAGTGCTGTATTTGCTCCCTACACAAACAGAGCAAGGAAACCTGGTAGTGTAggacttttaatttttctggggacaggaaaaaaaggaaaaaaagtcttgtaGAATAAAAATACCTCTAGAATAGTACAAAATAGTACAcaactgaaaaagcattttcaccTGTTGTAATGAATCATTTATTtccactgctgttttcagtggCCCTATGTAATTTCATCAGAACAAAAACTTCATCTTTGTGTAACACTAAAGCTGAACTGCATGTGGTTTGTAAGGACATGACTGCCTATGTTTTAAAACTCAAACATCCAGAGATCCTTGAGCATGCCAAAATGATAACAGAGGGTTTATGCCTTAGTAGGCAATAGCATTACTGGAACTAAGTGAAACAAATCCAAAGAAGATTGCTACATACTGGTCAGACATAGGGCATGAAACCACCCCTGAGTAGAGGCTACCTTGTGATGGAGatcaaaggaaaaattacaTAGGAGAGTCACTCAATGCTGAGTGAGGGTCAAAATGTGATGAATTAGATCTGTCCAGGATGAAAAGGCATCTGTTCAAAAGTAGAATAACTTTAGAATATCTACAGAAGATAATGGTGAAAACTTTCTATATACAAGTCattgtagaaaaaaagaaaacagtacagGAATTTTAAGGACTTTTTACTTCTGTTGAGGTATCTTTGGGATCTTCCCCAGATTTAGGAGCAGGCATTACATGAACGTGATTCAGTATTACTTCTGAGTAGAGATCTGTAAGTCTTTTCCCGTTTTTGCTGAACTCAGAAGCGGAAGAATTACAGAGGCTGTAAGTACTCTGAGGGGAGTAAGGTCCCAAGAAGAGCTGGAGGTGTCAGTGCTAATTCCTTTAGTTCTGAGTTCTGCTACCGTTCCTGCATGCTGTCCCATAAGTGACAGCAAAAAGACAGCCTTTAGTTGCCCCAGTGGCAGTGGGATGGCAGGACAGAGTCTGTCAGGCAATGAGGGATGGCAGAAGTGAAGACACAGTACACTGTGATATGCAGTCATTCGAGCACGGGCTTGTTCTATAAAGAGCCTTATCCACGCAGCACAAGTTAAAAAACCTGCCTAAGAAGGAGAGGTTACTCCACCATATGTCAAGGactgctctgcttcccagctgcttctgcaatCCAAGAGGCATAAAGGTGACAATATTTCTCCCTGGGCTGCAAATGAGCACAGAATTAAGATTCCACAGTTCCTGCTGCATGCATCCACTGACAGGATGTCTTGCAGGCATTCACAAAGGCTCTCCCCAGATATCATGAGGATTGCAGTCCCCAGTGAATTAGCAGGATCCAAATGCATCAGATACTTAAAGATTTTCACATAATCAACTTCTGGAGGGGTCCCTGTTCTAAAACTGCTCTACcaagtggtcactgcactggAGAGATTGTTGCTACTGTAATTGGTAGTTGCATGCGTTATCGCCGGTTCTTTCTAATGAATACAGCCAGACAACTAATTCAAACATGTCTCACTGTTCTGTTATCTAATGCATTCTTAACTATTGCTATCAGTCAATGCATTCCTGAGAGCAATATTTAGTCCGGAATTGATTTGAAACTTCCACAGTCAAATGATATCTTGCGATTAAGTCTACTGTAAAGCTCACCAAGGTTTCATCAGATTCAAGTGAcctggaagtatttttttttccctcactctAAGCAGTTATTgcatgggagaaaaataaacatttcctacAAAAGTGAGGCTTCAAACTCACAAAAATATGTAGTCAGAGCTGTGGTCCTGTTCAAATACATCCAAAACCCTGCAGAGCCAGAATTAATCAGGTGATCTTAATCAGTCCTGTTCAATGATACTTGCCATGAAATTACTGCTAAAGAACACAGTAGGAAACTGGAGTGTGCAAGGACTTGAGCAATGAGCCCAATACTGACACATTGAAACAAACCTGGCCATGAAGCAATTTTGCTGAGTTATATCTGGGATGAGTTTTTTCCATGTAGGTGAAACTTCATTTCATAGGAGGTGAAAAATTAACAAGGATGCTTACTTAGGGACTCTAAGGTGGTCATATTTTGGCAGTCAGAAGTAAGAAAGGGAGAGGATGTGAGAGGTTTGAATTGATGCAGAGTAAGACACATTCTTTATTTGCCAGACTAATGTTAAATCACTGTTGTATTCTGCAACAGGCTTTGTAAGGTTTCTAGTCCAGCTTGATGATGTtggcgctttttttttttctttttcctctatgAGAATCCCACTCTTGCTAATACATAGGTAAGATCTGCAGACACTTGCTACAATAAGTTTCTTGGTGGACAGACATGGAGTAGTGCATGGCTTCTGATTTTTCCTATAAAAGTTAGTTTCAGATTGCTAAGTTCTCTTCAGACTGAGCATGTGGATGTGGAAGGTAAGAATTATATGTGGCTGGGGAACTCTTGCTAATATTCCACTGTAGATAGCTGTGGGGTTCTGGGATCTGGGCTTCAAACATTTGTACAAGGTCAGGCGAAAAGGATTTTGAGGTATGTGCTGAGTACATTACAACAATTTACCACATTGTGGAGTAAGAGAGAAGGGGAGTTAAGAAGTCAGCAAAAACTCAGTTTTCTTGCTACCTATTATTTCAAGTTACACTCTGCTGCTTATCATTCCTAGGAATTGCAAGTCACCAACAGAACTGgataaacacagaaatgtaaatgattAGTGAATGCTGGTGCACATAGTGTCAAAGTTTCAATTTAGTCTACAAGCTGGAGGTTTGTATAATGCTTATTCATCTACTGTCATcacttttaattattatgatACTGCAGGAAGGACTCTTCATGAAATGATGAAGCCCTTTGTGAAACAATTCTGAACAAATGCAAACTTAAAAAACGTATAAGGTTTCCTGGTGGCATCTTTTAAGACTGTTAAGAATATTTTACACAGAGACATATCCTCAGCTTCTGGTAAACAAAGTGATTAGAATGAATCAGTAGATGccttcctttcatttcagctgttaATCTATACCTAAAAGTAAGGAGGAACATCttaaaaagaagtaataaaatTCTTGTATGACTCCTTCAAAGCCTGTTTAGTAGATAGTTActtcacttgtttttttgttttgtattttaaaagtgtgatatcttccctccttcttcacAAGACACCCAGACTCAATCTTTATTATAGTTGACACTACTCATGTAGAAAGTTGTGAGAATGGCTTTGCAAAAGAGGAAGGGGATGAAGACTATTAGTAACTGTTCTTCCACTTGGATACCataggaaataattttctgctgaaagacAGCCTATATACCACAGCTGTGGAGTAGCTGCATGATTTGCCAAGGATCTGGAAACTGAATTTATAGTAAGTAACTTTCCCTGATGTTCCTTATTGCAGCTTCTTAACTAGGCAGATTTGCTACCACGAAACATGGCTGGGGGACATTTGGGGTCAAGAACTGAAGGGCAAAGGTTACTGAAGCATCCTGCCAATGCAGCTAAAATTGACCTTTATTTGACAAAGCAGAAGTAACATGGGATCTAAAAGA is a genomic window containing:
- the FGF19 gene encoding fibroblast growth factor 19, with the translated sequence MGPRPAARRAALALLGLAAAAAAAAARSLPLPDAGPHVNYGWGEPIRLRHLYTASKHGLFSCFLRIGGDGRVDAAGSQSPHSLLEIRAVAVRTVAIKGVRSSRYLCMDEAGRLHGQLRYSTEDCSFEEEIRPDGYNVYKSKKYGISVSLSSAKQRQQFKGKDFLPLSHFLPMINTVPVESTDFGEYGDYSQAFEPEVYSSPLETDSMDPFGITSKLSPVKSPSFQK